CCTTAATGACGAGCGCTCCCTTTCGTGATGAATGACATTTCGGGGCTAGAAGGGATGTATGGGTCATTTTGACCAGTCATTCCCTTCGCTTTTGCAtctcgcttttttttttttacgccTCCCCTCCAAAAGAGGTAATAATATTTAGAGACGCTCGTCCGGCTGAATGCGAATTAGCCCCTGCTGCAGGGCTCATCATTAAGAGGACTAACCCTTTGCAACcttgacatatatatatatacattttttttcaaggagggaggggaaaaaaagagcgGAGATGATGGAAAGAATAAGAAAAGAAATGATCCTGATGGAACGAGGGCTGCACAGCCCCGCTACTGGCAAAAGGCTCGCGAATTTGTCCGATTCGGCTGGGAACGCGGTGCTGGAGGCCCTCGAAAATTCGCCCCACAGCGGCCGCCTCAGCCCGAGACTAACCTCAGCCTCTCTGCACACCTCGATAGGGGACATCCCTGCCAAAGGCAAATTCGAAATAGACACCTTATTCAACCTCCAGCACCAGAGCGGCGAGAGCGGCGTCGCCTCGGAGGTGCCTCCCTCGGAAAGCAGGAAGAAAATTAGCCATTACTCAGAAGTTGCTCCAGAGGCAGATATGAACAGTGATGTGGAGGTGGGCTGCTCCGCGCTCCGCTCGCCGGCCAACCTCACTTCCTCCCAGCTGAAGGAAAACAATAACAAAGGTAACTTTAGATCTTTCCCTCTCTCGATCTAACCCCATCCTCCACCCCAAAGTGGGCTTTTACTGGGGTGAGATCTggcgggggggaggagagattCAAGGCATCTGGGCGCACCTCAAGCTTTTGCTTTAGAGGTTCCGTCTCTTAAAGAGGACTCTCTCTCTAACAGAGAGCTCATGAAATCTCAAGGTATCAGCTGGACATTTATGGAGCGGCCTCTCCAAGGGTGGAAGCCTTGCGGTGTGGATGTATCTGTCTCTCTCAACACCACTTAGTGTGTCCAGCGCATCTAAGGGGAATCGGGAGAATAGTTTGCACTCCCATGAGCGGAATTTCTGTATCCAAGTGTGAAACTCAGAATAGGGCAGTGATGGTGTATTTGGTCCCACCAAACAGTGTTGCACTATCTGAGCGTATCTGGACATCTTTGCTCAAGGATTTCTGCTGTTTATTTGGAGATCAAAGTGTCCCTTCCAGAGTATTTTTAACAGCCCGTTTCTCCCTCGCCTGTGTAGCCAGGTGTCCCTTGTGTAATTTTCGTTTGGTGTATTTATAACCGACAGTTTATAATTGTGCATCTCCGAGACAGCAGTTAGACACTGTAATAGACATTGTATTTATACTTCCCGCAGTGAATTTTATACAAAGCGTTTCTGGATGTTTCTTCTCCCTAGGCAAATTCTATGTCTGTCTGCCTGACTTTCTGTTTGATGTTTTCAATAAGAATGCAGGCTTTAAAAAACTGTATCTGGCGTTCCTCCTTCCCGCTCTGACCCCACCCGCAAAATAGCGATCCGCTAGGTGCTGTTAACTTTGACCCTACAATTAACGCAGCATAATTGCTCAGAGCACTGTAGCAACTTTTTCAAAGCGTCCATTAGGAAATAAATCCTAACTGGAGGCAACCTGCAAAATTAGAATCACTACTCATTTTTCTAGGCTGCGGTGGTATTCACCTTTTGCCAAAACGAATCCTACGAGAAAATTAATTTACAGTCCAGACAGGCAGATCTTTCCGTTTATGGCTCCTGTTTGGTTCCTTCCTACGGAATAAAAGTAAGAAAAGCCTGGAAAAGAAAACAGGCGCGCGACTTAAGAGCCAGGAAGTCTCCGCTGGAGGAACAGTTTTAGGAAACGCATGTCTTAACTTTGCCCTTCGGTGAATTTATTTGGCAGAGCAGAAAGAACTGTCTTTCTTTATTAAAAAGCATCATTTGGTTatgaagccatttaaaaaaagaaagagaaacttTTATTGATTCTATTAATAGCGGCAATTTGTATCCATGACAGCCAGCATTAATTATCAGAGAGATTGCCAAGGGTGCCTGACGCCTCACTGAAATCCACACACCACCAACGCATCCCTTCTACTGGAGAATAACTGTCCCTCTTTTGCtgctcttccccctctccccttgtTGCTCTTCGGCAGGGTATTCGGAAAGCAGCTCAACTCCcagcaccaccacctcctcctcctcctcgggctCCAGCTTAAGTAGCCTGCACGGCGGCAGCGCCTTGGGAAACTCGAGCTCCGGAGCCGATCAGGTGAGGAGGTACCGCACCGCCTTCACTCGGGAGCAGATCGCCCGGCTGGAGAAGGAGTTCTACAGGGAGAACTATGTCTCTCGGCCCAGGAGGTGCGAGCTGGCCGCGGCGCTCAACCTGCCCGAGACCACCATCAAGGTACTGCCAACCGCGACGCCGCCGAAGACGGAatcgggggaggagagggaggcagcCGGCTGAATCCTGGGCTCCGGGGGAGGGGGGCTTTCGCTCTCTCTTGTTTTCGGGTTCTTAAATGGCCAGGCCAGTTGGGTCGCCCTGGCAGCAAAGAGGCCCGTGCTTGAGGGCCTCGCTTCCTCACGGCGGCAAGAACAGGCCAACAACAGAACCACACACCAGACAAATAGGCAGAGTTCAGTTTATCCCACCAGATTGCTTAGCCATTTTTaatctcctttctttttctctttttcatttCTTTCTCTATCTCTTTCATTCATCCTTTCATTCTCTCTTGCAGCCAGATAGTTTTTATTTTCTTGGTCTGGTTTCACTGTTTCCCACATCGTCATAaaggatgatgatgttgatgatgatactactactactactacaataataataataataataacagcagcaacaacaataataataatataaagggAAGAAAGGCAATTAAaataacactaaaaaaaacctgatCTGACTCGCTTTGGAATTGAATCATATGCTGCTATTtcttcctattttttttaattgctaacTCTTCTGTAGAGGCAACATCCTGTGCTggtttacctggcagtaagtcgcACCCTGTTCgacggggcttactccctagtcaacgtgcatgggattgcagcctgaagCGAGAAGGCCCTGCCCTCCGTACAACAAAGAATGGGCGCTGGATGTCAACATGGGAAGGACGGAAACGAAAGCCTTAACAGTTTTGCAGCGATGAAACTGTGTTTGGCTTTTAAGGGTAAAACACAACCTGTTCATGTATTCGGACTAAATCGGAAAGACTTGTTTTGAATCAGGCGCTATGTCGCGCGCTACGAGATAAATCAGGGAAGGCAGCAGTGGTGAACCGAAAGGGCAGGAACCCCGGGATATTGCCTTGCAAAGGTTGTTCTCCGTGGGTACAATGAATCCTCAGCCGTTTCGGTCGGTGGGAAAAGAGTCTTATTGCCTGTTTTGATCTCTGGAAAATGTGGTGTGGATAAGATCTtacaacaactattattattattattattattattattattattattattattattattattattaaatcaacAGCGAGGTTAACGAAAAATAATTAACATTAATAATAAACCCTGTCCTTTCATTGAATCGGGTTACGTTTTCATCTTGGAGTAAGAGAGTGGTGCTATTCCCGGGTACACTGTAATGTGGAAGGGGATGGTTAAAAACATATCGAGCAAAGGCGCTGGAGTGACAAGGAGTTGCTGCAATCAGCGGTGGGAAGATGCCCGACGCCGCCAGAGCCCAAAGGAAAGGCAACGAGTGTTCAGTGGCGTGCAAGCGCCTTTAAACCACGGCCTTATTACAACGGGATCCGTCTGAGGAGGCTCGCTTGCTAGCCGGGAGGGCAAACTTCTTTGGCAGTTTATATGAGACAGTGCTGGGAGAAGGATCCCGGAGATCTCTGCCAGGATGTACATCTGACCccgaggatgggggggggggcgtGGCGGGCTGCTGCTGCTTTAGATGTGCTGTCGTTTAAAGCCCTCCTGTCCTCTGTGCCCCACTTTCCCTCCTTGATCCATTGGCTGCACCCCTCCCTCCCGatcccacctcctcccctccctcaggtGTGGTTCCAGAACCGACGCATGAAGGACAAGCGGCAGAGGCTGGCCATGTCTTGGCCGCACCCGGCGGACCCCAGCTTCTACACATACATGATGACCCACGCGGCAGCCACAGGGAGCCTGCCTTACCCCTTCCATTCCCACGTGCCTCTACACTACTACCCGCACGTCGGGGTGACGGCAGCCGCAGCGACTGCGGCAGCTTCTGCAGCGGCCGCCTCGCCTTTTGCCACCTCCATCCGCCCGCTGGACACCTTCCGCGCCCTCTCGCACCCTTATTCCCGCCCGGAGCTGCTGTGCAGCTTCCGACACCCTGGCCTCTACCAGTCGCCCGCGGCCGCGGCCGCAGCCGGCCTCAACAGCAGCGCCGCGGCATCGGCTGCAGCAGCGGCTGCCGCGGCTGCGGCCGCCGCGGCTTCTTCGGCCCCGCCTACCGGCTCCGCCCCCTGTTCCTGCCTCAGCTGTCACAGCAGCCaatcggcggcggcggcggcggcggcagccctAGGCTCGCGCGCCTCCGGCTCGGATTTCACCTGCACGGCGGCCGGAGCAGCAGCTGCGGCGGCCTCTCAGCGCTCCGAGAGCGGATTCCTGCCTTACTCGGCGGCCGTCCTCAGCAAGACGGCCGTTCCGTCCCCAGACCAGCGGGAGGAGGCCACCTTGACCAGATAACTAATCATCCCCGGCGGCCTCGAAAGCGCTGGTGTACCGGGGTGGCCAAGGGCAGGAGTGAACCATTTTGtacaagggaggggaggggggcacacactgGAGCTCTagcaaaaagatttttttaaaaaggtattataATTaactattatttttgttgttatgatgATATTGATTCTGGCCCTGGTTTGAGA
This DNA window, taken from Rhineura floridana isolate rRhiFlo1 chromosome 2, rRhiFlo1.hap2, whole genome shotgun sequence, encodes the following:
- the EVX2 gene encoding homeobox even-skipped homolog protein 2, with translation MMERIRKEMILMERGLHSPATGKRLANLSDSAGNAVLEALENSPHSGRLSPRLTSASLHTSIGDIPAKGKFEIDTLFNLQHQSGESGVASEVPPSESRKKISHYSEVAPEADMNSDVEVGCSALRSPANLTSSQLKENNNKGYSESSSTPSTTTSSSSSGSSLSSLHGGSALGNSSSGADQVRRYRTAFTREQIARLEKEFYRENYVSRPRRCELAAALNLPETTIKVWFQNRRMKDKRQRLAMSWPHPADPSFYTYMMTHAAATGSLPYPFHSHVPLHYYPHVGVTAAAATAAASAAAASPFATSIRPLDTFRALSHPYSRPELLCSFRHPGLYQSPAAAAAAGLNSSAAASAAAAAAAAAAAAASSAPPTGSAPCSCLSCHSSQSAAAAAAAALGSRASGSDFTCTAAGAAAAAASQRSESGFLPYSAAVLSKTAVPSPDQREEATLTR